The following are encoded together in the Rhinopithecus roxellana isolate Shanxi Qingling chromosome 5, ASM756505v1, whole genome shotgun sequence genome:
- the EXOC3L4 gene encoding exocyst complex component 3-like protein 4 isoform X3, with translation MSLPPRPPSRCLVTSVSLPPRPPSRCLAASMSLPPRPPSRCLVTSVSLPPRPPSRCLVTSVSLPPRPPSSCLVASVSLPPRPPSSCLVTSVSLPPRPPSSCLAVSRNLKEGSSPAAKMPSPQTETPGLELQSPKEAEESQTPAQGSWRTSSRKEPNAHCKDGTRLGLGTLRQAFSRASQRALTQVSKEDTGLFRPSSCSLFRSFRQALDGGPAAGHVQATPEVPSGVMNGVSQQASTGAASEELKPEAEGKSVADLITERQLLAAFEQLLRLETRLVAEKASRTFEQDPTAFARRAMDVCLHYDGLAAELSAIVRETLGSDGVDAAVLAELARVVNAEEEAHRSPPDDGDFLRTPRHWRQHWEEAVRRSAQERVRRPGAGWASAAAEGASGLAQLLAELGGSVRRDLQKVRQEVQPAYAAAGFPAWEVYLRAFHSAVAQRLQELARDARGCEQLYVLLDWAANVYGSPDFLGPPGLALPAEPLPPLLAPDVWARLESDYTSFLEAKIASCFDNILQLEQSHWAAAEDPEVLQGLYQAPLSVDVHMLVAEHVKAAGAISAELEATTLRICTRALGLFVPRFEKAFLASEAVSEPHLGAYINACEELRFPGTLEELEKPLVAATCSFQKHLLQGLQRELQPLFRVVCTRDWLTQDWLRPLMDKVVRFTGHLQRVAQPRAQETLQEVHRFVVREYLAQALRPRKRFWAMERMRGSQKMSLDAQAISDTFQGLGSEATWLDQAIQCVAEILGETYKDDIQRHLETLIRSYPDIRRDHILAILALRRLGCRRNQHLLQHTQDLLRAAAGVVGAEAPRGRVLFEEIKPSTAVRPEGAAVQEAFQALVGSVLGPQSSQCCLSWRASHPTVRLPPPV, from the exons ATGTCTCTCCCACCCCGGCCTCCATCCCGCTGCTTAGTCACCTCCGTGTCTCTCCCACCCCGGCCTCCATCCCGCTGCTTAGCTGCCTCCATGTCTCTCCCACCCCGGCCTCCATCCCGCTGCTTAGTCACCTCCGTGTCTCTCCCACCCCGGCCTCCATCCCGCTGCTTAGTCACCTCCGTGTCTCTCCCACCCCGGCCTCCATCCAGCTGCTTAGTCGCCTCCGTGTCTCTCCCACCCCGGCCTCCATCCAGCTGCTTAGTCACCTCCGTGTCTCTCCCACCCCGGCCTCCATCCAGCTGCTTAGCCGTCTCCAGGAACCTCAAGGAAGGTAG CTCTCCTGCTGCCAAGATGCCATCGCCACAGACAGAGACTCCTGGGCTGGAGCTGCAAAGTCCCAAGGAGGCTGAGGAGTCGCAGACTCCAGCCCAGGGCTCCTGGCGAACAAGCAGCAGGAAAGAGCCCAATGCCCACTGCAAGGATGGCACAAGGCTGGGCCTGGGCACCTTGAGGCAGGCCTTCTCCCGGGCCAGCCAACGGGCTTTGACCCAGGTCTCCAAGGAGGATACGGGCCTGTTCCGGCCAAGCTCCTGCTCCCTGTTCCGGTCCTTCCGGCAAGCCCTGGATGGGGGCCCAGCTGCCGGCCATGTCCAGGCCACTCCTGAGGTGCCCTCGGGGGTCATGAACGGTGTCAGCCAGCAGGCATCCACTGGGGCAGCGTCTGAGGAACTGAAACCCGAGGCAG AAGGCAAATCCGTGGCCGACCTCATTACTGAACGGCAACTGCTGGCGGCCTTCGAACAGCTTCTGCGCCTGGAGACACGGCTGGTGGCGGAGAAGGCCTCGCGCACCTTTGAGCAGGACCCCACGGCCTTCGCGCGGCGCGCCATGGACGTGTGCCTGCATTACGACGGACTGGCAGCCGAGCTCAGCGCCATCGTGCGCGAAACGCTGGGCAGCGACGGCGTGGACGCGGCCGTGCTGGCCGAGCTGGCCCGCGTGGTGAACGCGGAGGAGGAGGCCCACCGCTCGCCCCCCGACGACGGCGACTTCCTGCGCACGCCGCGCCACTGGCGCCAGCACTGGGAGGAGGCGGTGCGGCGGAGCGCTCAGGAGCGCGTGCGGCGGCCGGGCGCGGGGTGGGCCTCTGCGGCGGCGGAGGGCGCCTCGGGGCTGGCCCAGCTTCTGGCAGAGCTGGGCGGCTCGGTTCGCCGGGATCTGCAGAAGGTGCGGCAGGAGGTGCAGCCCGCTTATGCGGCGGCCGGCTTCCCGGCGTGGGAAGTCTATCTGCGCGCCTTCCACAGCGCGGTGGCCCAGCGCCTGCAGGAACTCGCGCGCGACGCCCGCGGCTGCGAGCAGCTCTATGTCCTGCTAGACTGGGCCGCCAACGTCTATGGCAG TCCTGACTTCCTGGGCCCCCCGGGCCTGGCGCTGCCCGCCGAGCCCCTGCCCCCGCTCCTGGCGCCCGACGTGTGGGCCCGACTGGAGAGCGACTACACCAGCTTCCTGGAG GCCAAGATCGCAAGCTGCTTCGACAACATCTTGCAGCTGGAGCAGAGTCACTGGGCGGCCGCCGAGGACCCCGAGGTGCTGCAGGGCCTTTACCAGGCGCCGCTCTCCGTGGACGTCCACATG CTCGTGGCTGAGCACGTGAAGGCGGCCGGCGCCATCTCCGCGGAGCTGGAGGCCACCACCCTGCGAATCTGCACACGGGCGCTCGGCCTCTTCGTGCCCAG GTTTGAAAAGGCTTTTCTGGCGTCGGAGGCGGTGAGCGAGCCCCACCTGGGCGCCTACATCAACGCCTGCGAGGAGCTCAG GTTCCCAGGAACTCTAGAGGAGCTGGAGAAGCCCCTGGTGGCGGCCACCTGCAGCTTCCAGAAGCACCTGCTTCAGGGCTTGCAGCGTGAGTTGCAG ccactcTTCAGGGTTGTGTGCACCAGGGACTGGCTGACGCAGGACTGGCTGCGTCCCCTCATGGACAAGGTAGTGAGGTTCACCGGTCATCTCCAGCGTGTGGCCCAGCCACGGGCACAG GAGACTCTGCAGGAGGTGCACCGGTTTGTGGTCCGCGAGTACCTGGCACAGGCGCTGAGGCCACGGAAGCGGTTCTGGGCCATGGAGCGCATGCGTGGCTCCCAGAAGATGAGCCTGGATGCCCAGGCCATCAGCGACACCTTCCAGGGCCTG GGTTCCGAGGCCACATGGTTGGACCAAGCCATCCAGTGTGTGGCCGAGATCCTGGGCGAGACTTACAAAGACGACATCCAGCGGCACCTGGAGACTCTCATCCGGAGCTACCCCGACATCAG GCGGGACCACATACTGGCCATCCTGGCGCTGCGCCGACTGGGCTGCCGGCGGAACCAGCATCTCTTGCAGCACACCCAAGACTTGCTGAGAGCTGCAGCTGGGGTGGTGGGTGCGGAGGCTCCCCGGGGCCGTGTGCTCTTTGAGGAGATCAAG CCAAGCACAGCTGTCCGGCCAGAAGGAGCAGCCGTGCAGGAGGCATTTCAGGCATTGGTCGGGAGCGTTTTGGGGCCGCAGAGCTCTCAGTGCTGCCTGTCATGGAGAGCCTCCCACCCGACTGTCCGGCTTCCCCCTCCAGTCTGA
- the EXOC3L4 gene encoding exocyst complex component 3-like protein 4 isoform X2, protein MSLPPRPPSRCLVTSVSLPPRPPSRCLAASMSLPPRPPSRCLVTSVSLPPRPPSRCLVTSVSLPPRPPSSCLVASVSLPPRPPSSCLVTSVSLPPRPPSSCLAVSRNLKEGSSPAAKMPSPQTETPGLELQSPKEAEESQTPAQGSWRTSSRKEPNAHCKDGTRLGLGTLRQAFSRASQRALTQVSKEDTGLFRPSSCSLFRSFRQALDGGPAAGHVQATPEVPSGVMNGVSQQASTGAASEELKPEAEGKSVADLITERQLLAAFEQLLRLETRLVAEKASRTFEQDPTAFARRAMDVCLHYDGLAAELSAIVRETLGSDGVDAAVLAELARVVNAEEEAHRSPPDDGDFLRTPRHWRQHWEEAVRRSAQERVRRPGAGWASAAAEGASGLAQLLAELGGSVRRDLQKVRQEVQPAYAAAGFPAWEVYLRAFHSAVAQRLQELARDARGCEQLYVLLDWAANVYGSPDFLGPPGLALPAEPLPPLLAPDVWARLESDYTSFLEAKIASCFDNILQLEQSHWAAAEDPEVLQGLYQAPLSVDVHMLVAEHVKAAGAISAELEATTLRICTRALGLFVPRFEKAFLASEAVSEPHLGAYINACEELRTGILSRFPGTLEELEKPLVAATCSFQKHLLQGLQRELQPLFRVVCTRDWLTQDWLRPLMDKVVRFTGHLQRVAQPRAQTLQEVHRFVVREYLAQALRPRKRFWAMERMRGSQKMSLDAQAISDTFQGLGSEATWLDQAIQCVAEILGETYKDDIQRHLETLIRSYPDIRRDHILAILALRRLGCRRNQHLLQHTQDLLRAAAGVVGAEAPRGRVLFEEIKPSTAVRPEGAAVQEAFQALVGSVLGPQSSQCCLSWRASHPTVRLPPPV, encoded by the exons ATGTCTCTCCCACCCCGGCCTCCATCCCGCTGCTTAGTCACCTCCGTGTCTCTCCCACCCCGGCCTCCATCCCGCTGCTTAGCTGCCTCCATGTCTCTCCCACCCCGGCCTCCATCCCGCTGCTTAGTCACCTCCGTGTCTCTCCCACCCCGGCCTCCATCCCGCTGCTTAGTCACCTCCGTGTCTCTCCCACCCCGGCCTCCATCCAGCTGCTTAGTCGCCTCCGTGTCTCTCCCACCCCGGCCTCCATCCAGCTGCTTAGTCACCTCCGTGTCTCTCCCACCCCGGCCTCCATCCAGCTGCTTAGCCGTCTCCAGGAACCTCAAGGAAGGTAG CTCTCCTGCTGCCAAGATGCCATCGCCACAGACAGAGACTCCTGGGCTGGAGCTGCAAAGTCCCAAGGAGGCTGAGGAGTCGCAGACTCCAGCCCAGGGCTCCTGGCGAACAAGCAGCAGGAAAGAGCCCAATGCCCACTGCAAGGATGGCACAAGGCTGGGCCTGGGCACCTTGAGGCAGGCCTTCTCCCGGGCCAGCCAACGGGCTTTGACCCAGGTCTCCAAGGAGGATACGGGCCTGTTCCGGCCAAGCTCCTGCTCCCTGTTCCGGTCCTTCCGGCAAGCCCTGGATGGGGGCCCAGCTGCCGGCCATGTCCAGGCCACTCCTGAGGTGCCCTCGGGGGTCATGAACGGTGTCAGCCAGCAGGCATCCACTGGGGCAGCGTCTGAGGAACTGAAACCCGAGGCAG AAGGCAAATCCGTGGCCGACCTCATTACTGAACGGCAACTGCTGGCGGCCTTCGAACAGCTTCTGCGCCTGGAGACACGGCTGGTGGCGGAGAAGGCCTCGCGCACCTTTGAGCAGGACCCCACGGCCTTCGCGCGGCGCGCCATGGACGTGTGCCTGCATTACGACGGACTGGCAGCCGAGCTCAGCGCCATCGTGCGCGAAACGCTGGGCAGCGACGGCGTGGACGCGGCCGTGCTGGCCGAGCTGGCCCGCGTGGTGAACGCGGAGGAGGAGGCCCACCGCTCGCCCCCCGACGACGGCGACTTCCTGCGCACGCCGCGCCACTGGCGCCAGCACTGGGAGGAGGCGGTGCGGCGGAGCGCTCAGGAGCGCGTGCGGCGGCCGGGCGCGGGGTGGGCCTCTGCGGCGGCGGAGGGCGCCTCGGGGCTGGCCCAGCTTCTGGCAGAGCTGGGCGGCTCGGTTCGCCGGGATCTGCAGAAGGTGCGGCAGGAGGTGCAGCCCGCTTATGCGGCGGCCGGCTTCCCGGCGTGGGAAGTCTATCTGCGCGCCTTCCACAGCGCGGTGGCCCAGCGCCTGCAGGAACTCGCGCGCGACGCCCGCGGCTGCGAGCAGCTCTATGTCCTGCTAGACTGGGCCGCCAACGTCTATGGCAG TCCTGACTTCCTGGGCCCCCCGGGCCTGGCGCTGCCCGCCGAGCCCCTGCCCCCGCTCCTGGCGCCCGACGTGTGGGCCCGACTGGAGAGCGACTACACCAGCTTCCTGGAG GCCAAGATCGCAAGCTGCTTCGACAACATCTTGCAGCTGGAGCAGAGTCACTGGGCGGCCGCCGAGGACCCCGAGGTGCTGCAGGGCCTTTACCAGGCGCCGCTCTCCGTGGACGTCCACATG CTCGTGGCTGAGCACGTGAAGGCGGCCGGCGCCATCTCCGCGGAGCTGGAGGCCACCACCCTGCGAATCTGCACACGGGCGCTCGGCCTCTTCGTGCCCAG GTTTGAAAAGGCTTTTCTGGCGTCGGAGGCGGTGAGCGAGCCCCACCTGGGCGCCTACATCAACGCCTGCGAGGAGCTCAG GACCGGTATTCTCTCCAGGTTCCCAGGAACTCTAGAGGAGCTGGAGAAGCCCCTGGTGGCGGCCACCTGCAGCTTCCAGAAGCACCTGCTTCAGGGCTTGCAGCGTGAGTTGCAG ccactcTTCAGGGTTGTGTGCACCAGGGACTGGCTGACGCAGGACTGGCTGCGTCCCCTCATGGACAAGGTAGTGAGGTTCACCGGTCATCTCCAGCGTGTGGCCCAGCCACGGGCACAG ACTCTGCAGGAGGTGCACCGGTTTGTGGTCCGCGAGTACCTGGCACAGGCGCTGAGGCCACGGAAGCGGTTCTGGGCCATGGAGCGCATGCGTGGCTCCCAGAAGATGAGCCTGGATGCCCAGGCCATCAGCGACACCTTCCAGGGCCTG GGTTCCGAGGCCACATGGTTGGACCAAGCCATCCAGTGTGTGGCCGAGATCCTGGGCGAGACTTACAAAGACGACATCCAGCGGCACCTGGAGACTCTCATCCGGAGCTACCCCGACATCAG GCGGGACCACATACTGGCCATCCTGGCGCTGCGCCGACTGGGCTGCCGGCGGAACCAGCATCTCTTGCAGCACACCCAAGACTTGCTGAGAGCTGCAGCTGGGGTGGTGGGTGCGGAGGCTCCCCGGGGCCGTGTGCTCTTTGAGGAGATCAAG CCAAGCACAGCTGTCCGGCCAGAAGGAGCAGCCGTGCAGGAGGCATTTCAGGCATTGGTCGGGAGCGTTTTGGGGCCGCAGAGCTCTCAGTGCTGCCTGTCATGGAGAGCCTCCCACCCGACTGTCCGGCTTCCCCCTCCAGTCTGA
- the EXOC3L4 gene encoding exocyst complex component 3-like protein 4 isoform X4 yields MSLPPRPPSRCLVTSVSLPPRPPSRCLAASMSLPPRPPSRCLVTSVSLPPRPPSRCLVTSVSLPPRPPSSCLVASVSLPPRPPSSCLVTSVSLPPRPPSSCLAVSRNLKEGSSPAAKMPSPQTETPGLELQSPKEAEESQTPAQGSWRTSSRKEPNAHCKDGTRLGLGTLRQAFSRASQRALTQVSKEDTGLFRPSSCSLFRSFRQALDGGPAAGHVQATPEVPSGVMNGVSQQASTGAASEELKPEAEGKSVADLITERQLLAAFEQLLRLETRLVAEKASRTFEQDPTAFARRAMDVCLHYDGLAAELSAIVRETLGSDGVDAAVLAELARVVNAEEEAHRSPPDDGDFLRTPRHWRQHWEEAVRRSAQERVRRPGAGWASAAAEGASGLAQLLAELGGSVRRDLQKVRQEVQPAYAAAGFPAWEVYLRAFHSAVAQRLQELARDARGCEQLYVLLDWAANVYGSPDFLGPPGLALPAEPLPPLLAPDVWARLESDYTSFLEAKIASCFDNILQLEQSHWAAAEDPEVLQGLYQAPLSVDVHMLVAEHVKAAGAISAELEATTLRICTRALGLFVPRFEKAFLASEAVSEPHLGAYINACEELRTGILSRFPGTLEELEKPLVAATCSFQKHLLQGLQRELQPLFRVVCTRDWLTQDWLRPLMDKVVRFTGHLQRVAQPRAQETLQEVHRFVVREYLAQALRPRKRFWAMERMRGSQKMSLDAQAISDTFQGLGSEATWLDQAIQCVAEILGETYKDDIQRHLETLIRSYPDIRRDHILAILALRRLGCRRNQHLLQHTQDLLRAAAGVVGAEAPRGRVLFEEIKVPSAIAVRITCI; encoded by the exons ATGTCTCTCCCACCCCGGCCTCCATCCCGCTGCTTAGTCACCTCCGTGTCTCTCCCACCCCGGCCTCCATCCCGCTGCTTAGCTGCCTCCATGTCTCTCCCACCCCGGCCTCCATCCCGCTGCTTAGTCACCTCCGTGTCTCTCCCACCCCGGCCTCCATCCCGCTGCTTAGTCACCTCCGTGTCTCTCCCACCCCGGCCTCCATCCAGCTGCTTAGTCGCCTCCGTGTCTCTCCCACCCCGGCCTCCATCCAGCTGCTTAGTCACCTCCGTGTCTCTCCCACCCCGGCCTCCATCCAGCTGCTTAGCCGTCTCCAGGAACCTCAAGGAAGGTAG CTCTCCTGCTGCCAAGATGCCATCGCCACAGACAGAGACTCCTGGGCTGGAGCTGCAAAGTCCCAAGGAGGCTGAGGAGTCGCAGACTCCAGCCCAGGGCTCCTGGCGAACAAGCAGCAGGAAAGAGCCCAATGCCCACTGCAAGGATGGCACAAGGCTGGGCCTGGGCACCTTGAGGCAGGCCTTCTCCCGGGCCAGCCAACGGGCTTTGACCCAGGTCTCCAAGGAGGATACGGGCCTGTTCCGGCCAAGCTCCTGCTCCCTGTTCCGGTCCTTCCGGCAAGCCCTGGATGGGGGCCCAGCTGCCGGCCATGTCCAGGCCACTCCTGAGGTGCCCTCGGGGGTCATGAACGGTGTCAGCCAGCAGGCATCCACTGGGGCAGCGTCTGAGGAACTGAAACCCGAGGCAG AAGGCAAATCCGTGGCCGACCTCATTACTGAACGGCAACTGCTGGCGGCCTTCGAACAGCTTCTGCGCCTGGAGACACGGCTGGTGGCGGAGAAGGCCTCGCGCACCTTTGAGCAGGACCCCACGGCCTTCGCGCGGCGCGCCATGGACGTGTGCCTGCATTACGACGGACTGGCAGCCGAGCTCAGCGCCATCGTGCGCGAAACGCTGGGCAGCGACGGCGTGGACGCGGCCGTGCTGGCCGAGCTGGCCCGCGTGGTGAACGCGGAGGAGGAGGCCCACCGCTCGCCCCCCGACGACGGCGACTTCCTGCGCACGCCGCGCCACTGGCGCCAGCACTGGGAGGAGGCGGTGCGGCGGAGCGCTCAGGAGCGCGTGCGGCGGCCGGGCGCGGGGTGGGCCTCTGCGGCGGCGGAGGGCGCCTCGGGGCTGGCCCAGCTTCTGGCAGAGCTGGGCGGCTCGGTTCGCCGGGATCTGCAGAAGGTGCGGCAGGAGGTGCAGCCCGCTTATGCGGCGGCCGGCTTCCCGGCGTGGGAAGTCTATCTGCGCGCCTTCCACAGCGCGGTGGCCCAGCGCCTGCAGGAACTCGCGCGCGACGCCCGCGGCTGCGAGCAGCTCTATGTCCTGCTAGACTGGGCCGCCAACGTCTATGGCAG TCCTGACTTCCTGGGCCCCCCGGGCCTGGCGCTGCCCGCCGAGCCCCTGCCCCCGCTCCTGGCGCCCGACGTGTGGGCCCGACTGGAGAGCGACTACACCAGCTTCCTGGAG GCCAAGATCGCAAGCTGCTTCGACAACATCTTGCAGCTGGAGCAGAGTCACTGGGCGGCCGCCGAGGACCCCGAGGTGCTGCAGGGCCTTTACCAGGCGCCGCTCTCCGTGGACGTCCACATG CTCGTGGCTGAGCACGTGAAGGCGGCCGGCGCCATCTCCGCGGAGCTGGAGGCCACCACCCTGCGAATCTGCACACGGGCGCTCGGCCTCTTCGTGCCCAG GTTTGAAAAGGCTTTTCTGGCGTCGGAGGCGGTGAGCGAGCCCCACCTGGGCGCCTACATCAACGCCTGCGAGGAGCTCAG GACCGGTATTCTCTCCAGGTTCCCAGGAACTCTAGAGGAGCTGGAGAAGCCCCTGGTGGCGGCCACCTGCAGCTTCCAGAAGCACCTGCTTCAGGGCTTGCAGCGTGAGTTGCAG ccactcTTCAGGGTTGTGTGCACCAGGGACTGGCTGACGCAGGACTGGCTGCGTCCCCTCATGGACAAGGTAGTGAGGTTCACCGGTCATCTCCAGCGTGTGGCCCAGCCACGGGCACAG GAGACTCTGCAGGAGGTGCACCGGTTTGTGGTCCGCGAGTACCTGGCACAGGCGCTGAGGCCACGGAAGCGGTTCTGGGCCATGGAGCGCATGCGTGGCTCCCAGAAGATGAGCCTGGATGCCCAGGCCATCAGCGACACCTTCCAGGGCCTG GGTTCCGAGGCCACATGGTTGGACCAAGCCATCCAGTGTGTGGCCGAGATCCTGGGCGAGACTTACAAAGACGACATCCAGCGGCACCTGGAGACTCTCATCCGGAGCTACCCCGACATCAG GCGGGACCACATACTGGCCATCCTGGCGCTGCGCCGACTGGGCTGCCGGCGGAACCAGCATCTCTTGCAGCACACCCAAGACTTGCTGAGAGCTGCAGCTGGGGTGGTGGGTGCGGAGGCTCCCCGGGGCCGTGTGCTCTTTGAGGAGATCAAGGTGCCCAGTGCCATAGCTGTGCGAATCACCTGTATCTAG
- the EXOC3L4 gene encoding exocyst complex component 3-like protein 4 isoform X1 yields MSLPPRPPSRCLVTSVSLPPRPPSRCLAASMSLPPRPPSRCLVTSVSLPPRPPSRCLVTSVSLPPRPPSSCLVASVSLPPRPPSSCLVTSVSLPPRPPSSCLAVSRNLKEGSSPAAKMPSPQTETPGLELQSPKEAEESQTPAQGSWRTSSRKEPNAHCKDGTRLGLGTLRQAFSRASQRALTQVSKEDTGLFRPSSCSLFRSFRQALDGGPAAGHVQATPEVPSGVMNGVSQQASTGAASEELKPEAEGKSVADLITERQLLAAFEQLLRLETRLVAEKASRTFEQDPTAFARRAMDVCLHYDGLAAELSAIVRETLGSDGVDAAVLAELARVVNAEEEAHRSPPDDGDFLRTPRHWRQHWEEAVRRSAQERVRRPGAGWASAAAEGASGLAQLLAELGGSVRRDLQKVRQEVQPAYAAAGFPAWEVYLRAFHSAVAQRLQELARDARGCEQLYVLLDWAANVYGSPDFLGPPGLALPAEPLPPLLAPDVWARLESDYTSFLEAKIASCFDNILQLEQSHWAAAEDPEVLQGLYQAPLSVDVHMLVAEHVKAAGAISAELEATTLRICTRALGLFVPRFEKAFLASEAVSEPHLGAYINACEELRTGILSRFPGTLEELEKPLVAATCSFQKHLLQGLQRELQPLFRVVCTRDWLTQDWLRPLMDKVVRFTGHLQRVAQPRAQETLQEVHRFVVREYLAQALRPRKRFWAMERMRGSQKMSLDAQAISDTFQGLGSEATWLDQAIQCVAEILGETYKDDIQRHLETLIRSYPDIRRDHILAILALRRLGCRRNQHLLQHTQDLLRAAAGVVGAEAPRGRVLFEEIKPSTAVRPEGAAVQEAFQALVGSVLGPQSSQCCLSWRASHPTVRLPPPV; encoded by the exons ATGTCTCTCCCACCCCGGCCTCCATCCCGCTGCTTAGTCACCTCCGTGTCTCTCCCACCCCGGCCTCCATCCCGCTGCTTAGCTGCCTCCATGTCTCTCCCACCCCGGCCTCCATCCCGCTGCTTAGTCACCTCCGTGTCTCTCCCACCCCGGCCTCCATCCCGCTGCTTAGTCACCTCCGTGTCTCTCCCACCCCGGCCTCCATCCAGCTGCTTAGTCGCCTCCGTGTCTCTCCCACCCCGGCCTCCATCCAGCTGCTTAGTCACCTCCGTGTCTCTCCCACCCCGGCCTCCATCCAGCTGCTTAGCCGTCTCCAGGAACCTCAAGGAAGGTAG CTCTCCTGCTGCCAAGATGCCATCGCCACAGACAGAGACTCCTGGGCTGGAGCTGCAAAGTCCCAAGGAGGCTGAGGAGTCGCAGACTCCAGCCCAGGGCTCCTGGCGAACAAGCAGCAGGAAAGAGCCCAATGCCCACTGCAAGGATGGCACAAGGCTGGGCCTGGGCACCTTGAGGCAGGCCTTCTCCCGGGCCAGCCAACGGGCTTTGACCCAGGTCTCCAAGGAGGATACGGGCCTGTTCCGGCCAAGCTCCTGCTCCCTGTTCCGGTCCTTCCGGCAAGCCCTGGATGGGGGCCCAGCTGCCGGCCATGTCCAGGCCACTCCTGAGGTGCCCTCGGGGGTCATGAACGGTGTCAGCCAGCAGGCATCCACTGGGGCAGCGTCTGAGGAACTGAAACCCGAGGCAG AAGGCAAATCCGTGGCCGACCTCATTACTGAACGGCAACTGCTGGCGGCCTTCGAACAGCTTCTGCGCCTGGAGACACGGCTGGTGGCGGAGAAGGCCTCGCGCACCTTTGAGCAGGACCCCACGGCCTTCGCGCGGCGCGCCATGGACGTGTGCCTGCATTACGACGGACTGGCAGCCGAGCTCAGCGCCATCGTGCGCGAAACGCTGGGCAGCGACGGCGTGGACGCGGCCGTGCTGGCCGAGCTGGCCCGCGTGGTGAACGCGGAGGAGGAGGCCCACCGCTCGCCCCCCGACGACGGCGACTTCCTGCGCACGCCGCGCCACTGGCGCCAGCACTGGGAGGAGGCGGTGCGGCGGAGCGCTCAGGAGCGCGTGCGGCGGCCGGGCGCGGGGTGGGCCTCTGCGGCGGCGGAGGGCGCCTCGGGGCTGGCCCAGCTTCTGGCAGAGCTGGGCGGCTCGGTTCGCCGGGATCTGCAGAAGGTGCGGCAGGAGGTGCAGCCCGCTTATGCGGCGGCCGGCTTCCCGGCGTGGGAAGTCTATCTGCGCGCCTTCCACAGCGCGGTGGCCCAGCGCCTGCAGGAACTCGCGCGCGACGCCCGCGGCTGCGAGCAGCTCTATGTCCTGCTAGACTGGGCCGCCAACGTCTATGGCAG TCCTGACTTCCTGGGCCCCCCGGGCCTGGCGCTGCCCGCCGAGCCCCTGCCCCCGCTCCTGGCGCCCGACGTGTGGGCCCGACTGGAGAGCGACTACACCAGCTTCCTGGAG GCCAAGATCGCAAGCTGCTTCGACAACATCTTGCAGCTGGAGCAGAGTCACTGGGCGGCCGCCGAGGACCCCGAGGTGCTGCAGGGCCTTTACCAGGCGCCGCTCTCCGTGGACGTCCACATG CTCGTGGCTGAGCACGTGAAGGCGGCCGGCGCCATCTCCGCGGAGCTGGAGGCCACCACCCTGCGAATCTGCACACGGGCGCTCGGCCTCTTCGTGCCCAG GTTTGAAAAGGCTTTTCTGGCGTCGGAGGCGGTGAGCGAGCCCCACCTGGGCGCCTACATCAACGCCTGCGAGGAGCTCAG GACCGGTATTCTCTCCAGGTTCCCAGGAACTCTAGAGGAGCTGGAGAAGCCCCTGGTGGCGGCCACCTGCAGCTTCCAGAAGCACCTGCTTCAGGGCTTGCAGCGTGAGTTGCAG ccactcTTCAGGGTTGTGTGCACCAGGGACTGGCTGACGCAGGACTGGCTGCGTCCCCTCATGGACAAGGTAGTGAGGTTCACCGGTCATCTCCAGCGTGTGGCCCAGCCACGGGCACAG GAGACTCTGCAGGAGGTGCACCGGTTTGTGGTCCGCGAGTACCTGGCACAGGCGCTGAGGCCACGGAAGCGGTTCTGGGCCATGGAGCGCATGCGTGGCTCCCAGAAGATGAGCCTGGATGCCCAGGCCATCAGCGACACCTTCCAGGGCCTG GGTTCCGAGGCCACATGGTTGGACCAAGCCATCCAGTGTGTGGCCGAGATCCTGGGCGAGACTTACAAAGACGACATCCAGCGGCACCTGGAGACTCTCATCCGGAGCTACCCCGACATCAG GCGGGACCACATACTGGCCATCCTGGCGCTGCGCCGACTGGGCTGCCGGCGGAACCAGCATCTCTTGCAGCACACCCAAGACTTGCTGAGAGCTGCAGCTGGGGTGGTGGGTGCGGAGGCTCCCCGGGGCCGTGTGCTCTTTGAGGAGATCAAG CCAAGCACAGCTGTCCGGCCAGAAGGAGCAGCCGTGCAGGAGGCATTTCAGGCATTGGTCGGGAGCGTTTTGGGGCCGCAGAGCTCTCAGTGCTGCCTGTCATGGAGAGCCTCCCACCCGACTGTCCGGCTTCCCCCTCCAGTCTGA